In Streptomyces sp. NBC_01707, a genomic segment contains:
- the allB gene encoding allantoinase AllB: MSGADVNLVLRSTRVVTPEGTRPATVAVADGTIDAVLAYDTEAPAGARLEDFGDDVLLPGLVDTHVHVNDPGRTEWEGFWTATRAAAAGGITTLLDMPLNSLPPTTTVDHLRTKRQVAAAKAHVDTGFWGGAVPSNVKDLRPLHEAGVFGFKCFLSPSGVEEFPELDQEQLARSMAEIAGFGGLLIVHAEDPRHLAAAPQRSGPAYADFLASRPRDAENTAIEGLIAHARRLNARVHVLHLSSGDALPLIAAARCDGVRVTVESCPHFLTLTAEEVPDGATEFKCCPPIREAANQDALWDGLADGTIDCIVSDHSPCTTDLKTPDFASAWGGISSLQLGLPAIWTEARRRGHSLDDVARWMSAAPAALAGLTRKGAVEAGRDADFAVLAPDETFTVDPAELFHRNQVTAYAGRTLHGVVKSTWLRGRRIAAAGVLTEPTGRLLERDH, from the coding sequence GTGTCCGGTGCGGACGTGAACCTGGTACTGCGCTCGACGCGCGTCGTCACCCCCGAGGGGACGCGCCCCGCAACGGTGGCGGTCGCCGACGGGACGATCGACGCCGTCCTGGCCTACGACACCGAGGCGCCGGCCGGCGCCCGGCTGGAGGACTTCGGTGACGACGTCCTGCTGCCGGGCCTCGTCGACACCCATGTCCATGTGAACGACCCCGGCCGCACCGAGTGGGAAGGCTTCTGGACCGCCACCCGCGCGGCCGCGGCGGGCGGCATCACCACCCTGCTCGACATGCCGCTCAACTCCCTCCCGCCGACCACCACCGTCGACCATCTGCGGACCAAACGGCAGGTGGCAGCCGCCAAGGCACACGTCGACACCGGTTTCTGGGGCGGTGCCGTGCCGTCCAACGTCAAGGATCTGCGGCCGTTGCACGAGGCCGGGGTCTTCGGCTTCAAGTGCTTCCTGTCGCCCTCCGGCGTCGAGGAGTTCCCCGAGCTCGACCAGGAGCAGCTGGCCCGCTCCATGGCCGAGATCGCCGGCTTCGGCGGGCTGCTGATCGTGCACGCCGAGGACCCGCGCCATCTGGCGGCCGCGCCGCAGCGGAGCGGACCCGCGTACGCCGACTTCCTGGCCTCCCGGCCACGCGACGCCGAGAACACCGCCATCGAGGGCCTCATCGCCCACGCCCGGCGGCTGAACGCGCGCGTCCATGTCCTGCATCTGTCGTCCGGCGACGCGTTGCCGCTGATCGCCGCCGCCAGGTGCGACGGCGTGCGGGTCACCGTCGAGTCCTGCCCGCACTTCCTCACTCTCACCGCCGAGGAAGTCCCGGATGGCGCCACAGAGTTCAAGTGCTGTCCGCCGATCCGTGAAGCCGCCAACCAGGACGCGCTCTGGGACGGACTCGCCGACGGCACGATCGACTGCATCGTCTCCGACCACTCGCCCTGCACCACCGACCTGAAGACGCCGGACTTCGCCTCCGCCTGGGGTGGCATCTCCTCCCTCCAGCTCGGTCTGCCCGCCATCTGGACCGAGGCGCGCCGACGCGGCCACTCGCTCGACGACGTGGCCCGCTGGATGTCCGCCGCCCCCGCCGCGTTGGCCGGTCTGACCCGCAAGGGCGCCGTCGAGGCCGGCCGCGACGCCGACTTCGCGGTCCTCGCGCCCGACGAGACCTTCACCGTCGACCCGGCCGAGCTGTTCCACCGAAACCAGGTCACCGCCTACGCGGGACGGACCCTGCACGGCGTGGTGAAGTCGACGTGGCTGCGCGGCCGGCGGATCGCGGCGGCCGGCGTCCTCACCGAACCCACCGGCCGCCTCCTCGAAAGGGACCACTGA